A stretch of DNA from Bacteroidales bacterium:
TCGCATTGGCGGTGGTCAAAACCATCGCTTCGGACTTTACGATATGGTTATGATTAAAGACAATCATATTGATTTTGTGGGTGGAATTACACCAGCCATTCAAAAAGTTAAAGCGTTTCTCGAAAAGCATCATTTACAAATACCTATTGAAGTAGAAGCTCGAACTATTACCGATGTTGAAGAAATATTAAACGCAGGAGGCATACAACGAATTCTACTCGATAATTTTAATTTCGAAAACACACGCAAGGCAGTTTCTATCATAAATGGACGTTTAGAAGTAGAATCGAGCGGAGGTATCACGCTCGAAAATGTTCGCGAATATGCTCTTTGTGGTGTTGATTTTATTAGCATAGGAGCACTTACACATCACATTAAAAGCCTCGACCTTAGTCTAAAAGCATCATTTAAATGAAGGATAAAATACATAAAATCCTTTTTGTTTTAAAAAATATATCTTTACCAGGTTTCGATGGTCAACCTATTTTTGATGTTTTTTCGTTTCTAATAAAGAGCTTGGGCAAATCGGCTCTAACTGTCAGAGCATCTTCTATTGCTTATAATATGTTCCTGGCTCTAATTCCAGCACTTATTTTTTTCTTTTCAGCACTTGCTTATATACCAATTCCAGATTTTACGCACGAATTGCTAAAATTATTAAAAGAGGTTATGCCTGTTAATGCCTATCTTACTATTAGAAGCACCATTATAGATATTATACAACACAAACGAGCAGGATTGCTTTCGTTTGGTTTTATTTCTACTTTGTATTTTGCTACCAACGGGATGAATGCACTCATAACGGCTTTTAATGCTACCGAACTCACATACGATAATCGCAACTGGCTTCAACGGAGAGGGGTTGCCTTTATATTGTTGATTATTTTTTCTACGTTAATTATTGTATCAGTTGCTTTACTTATATTTAGTCAATCGTTTTTTAACTTTTTGATGGAACAAGACATTATAAAAACAAAAATATTGCTTTACTTGCTAATACTTGCAAAATGGTTGATTGTTCTTTCGTCATTTTTCTTTTCTATTTCATTTTTGTATTATTTCGCCCCTGCCCGAAAATCGAAATTCCGTATCATTTCGGCTGGATCTACTACTGCTACCATTCTAGTTTTACTTATTTCGTTAGGATTTTCGTATTATGTTAATAACTTTGGACAATACAATAAAGTTTACGGATCGTTAGGTACACTCATTGTTCTGATGTTGTGGATATATTTCAATTCACTTGCCTTACTTATTGGCTATGAGTTGAACTGGAGTATTCGACACACTAAAAACAAAAAACAAACAGAGGCACTACCTAAATAAATATTTTTTGTAACTTTTTTTTTAACGACAACGTCATAAGACAAAACAACTAAAATCGAATGTCTTATGAAAACAAAACATTTTTTAATTATTACTGTTTTTTTCTGTTTTACAATAAATTTATTTTCGGCTACCATCACAGTTCCGCCCAAAAAAAATATCATAAAACAGATTTCTGCAACCATGGATTTCCCACAAAATACTAAAATCGAAAATTCTGAAATTGTAGCAGTAAATTTTGAAATTACCGAAAATGGTAAAATTAAAGTTAAAGAAATCAATGGTAATCCTACTTTTACCGAACATGTTAAACAAAAACTTGAAAATTTTGTCGTTAAGAAATTTAAAGACTTTGTCGGAGAAAATTTCTATGTAAAATTTAGCTTTAAAAGTGAAAAGTAAACAATTCATATATCTTGGTATAAAAAGGCTGTCTCAAAAAGACGGCCTTTTTATATTAAATCACATATCAAAACATTAAAACTTCAAAAAATTGAAATGAAAAATTGAAGTATTTAAAATGAATAAAAAAGTCTTTGTTCTTTTATAAATATTTATGTAGGTTTGCTCAAACAAAAATAAGCATTATGCAATACGATTTAATAATTATTGGCAGCGGTCCCGGAGGATATGTAGCTGCCATTAGAGCATCGCAATTAGGCATGAAAACTGCCGTTATAGAAAAATCAGAAGTGGGTGGTATTTGTCTCAATTGGGGATGCATACCCACTAAAGCATTGTTAAAAAGTGCCCAAGTTTATCACTATGCCAAACATGCCGAAGAATTTGGAATTATGGTAAACGATGCCCGTCCGGATTTTCAAAAGGTTGTTGCCCGCAGTCGTGGCGTTGCCGATGCTATGAGCAAAGGTATTCAATTTTTATTCAAAAAAAATAAAATTGATATTATTCAAGGTTTTGGCAAATTGGCTAACAACAATACTGTAGTAGTAATAAAAGCAGACGGAACATCCGAAGAATATACAGCCCATCATATTATTTTAGCTACCGGAGCTCGT
This window harbors:
- a CDS encoding YihY/virulence factor BrkB family protein, yielding MKDKIHKILFVLKNISLPGFDGQPIFDVFSFLIKSLGKSALTVRASSIAYNMFLALIPALIFFFSALAYIPIPDFTHELLKLLKEVMPVNAYLTIRSTIIDIIQHKRAGLLSFGFISTLYFATNGMNALITAFNATELTYDNRNWLQRRGVAFILLIIFSTLIIVSVALLIFSQSFFNFLMEQDIIKTKILLYLLILAKWLIVLSSFFFSISFLYYFAPARKSKFRIISAGSTTATILVLLISLGFSYYVNNFGQYNKVYGSLGTLIVLMLWIYFNSLALLIGYELNWSIRHTKNKKQTEALPK